A window of Pseudomonas mucidolens contains these coding sequences:
- a CDS encoding cobalt-precorrin-6A reductase, with translation MKRILLLGGVTEALAIARTLGPQHIYSLAGVGRVPTDLTCQVRVGGYGGVEGLAQFIRDKGIDLLLDATHPYAAQISANAARAAQLCAIPCWALRRPAWQPQVADDWREVSDWAGLMEALKPFKRPLFTLGREPLQHLDDIPTEQFWTLRALDVYPGNARCEVIGARGPFLLEDERALFERRQIDVLISKNSGSSATEPKLEVARERGLPVLVLQRPVLAEVDREFFTVKAILDALSER, from the coding sequence ATGAAACGCATCCTGCTGCTGGGCGGCGTCACCGAAGCCCTGGCCATCGCCCGCACCCTCGGCCCGCAACACATCTACAGCCTGGCCGGCGTCGGCCGCGTGCCCACCGACCTGACCTGCCAGGTGCGTGTTGGTGGCTACGGCGGTGTCGAGGGCCTGGCGCAATTTATCCGCGACAAAGGCATCGACCTGTTGCTCGACGCGACTCATCCCTACGCCGCACAAATCAGTGCCAACGCTGCCCGTGCGGCGCAGCTGTGCGCGATCCCCTGCTGGGCGCTGCGGCGGCCGGCATGGCAGCCGCAGGTCGCGGATGACTGGCGCGAAGTCAGCGACTGGGCCGGCTTGATGGAGGCGCTGAAACCCTTCAAGCGTCCGCTGTTCACCCTTGGCCGCGAGCCTCTGCAACACCTCGACGACATCCCCACCGAGCAGTTCTGGACCTTGCGCGCCCTGGATGTGTATCCCGGCAATGCCCGCTGCGAGGTGATCGGCGCCCGGGGGCCGTTTTTGCTCGAAGACGAGCGCGCCTTGTTCGAGCGGCGGCAGATTGACGTATTGATCAGCAAGAACAGCGGCAGCAGCGCCACCGAGCCCAAGCTCGAGGTAGCCCGCGAGCGTGGGTTGCCGGTGCTGGTGTTGCAGCGGCCGGTGTTGGCGGAGGTGGATCGGGAGTTTTTCACGGTCAAGGCAATCCTGGATGCGCTGTCCGAGCGTTGA
- a CDS encoding addiction module antidote protein — MKPPGNGCLDACFEEIARAQGMTQVARSTGLGRESLYKALSSTGNPEFATIMKVMKALGLKLHATTL, encoded by the coding sequence CTGAAGCCCCCTGGAAATGGCTGCCTAGACGCCTGTTTCGAGGAAATTGCTCGAGCCCAAGGCATGACTCAAGTGGCGCGTAGCACAGGCCTGGGACGAGAAAGCCTATATAAAGCCCTCTCCAGTACTGGCAATCCCGAGTTCGCGACTATCATGAAGGTCATGAAAGCCCTTGGCCTGAAGTTACACGCCACGACACTCTGA
- a CDS encoding DUF2946 domain-containing protein, producing the protein MARQRFAFAWIACLAVLFNAFAMPMAGAMQHGKNPADPLLWGSFCSSNGSPLVAMSLAKLDLSEPQQDEHSNMQHCWCCSGSAPLVALPGHVPQLYVTRLDVVPGLPPPSLQSPTPRQQWPSLNPRASPTV; encoded by the coding sequence ATGGCCCGTCAACGCTTTGCATTTGCCTGGATTGCCTGCCTTGCAGTGCTGTTCAACGCGTTTGCGATGCCGATGGCCGGGGCGATGCAGCACGGTAAGAACCCTGCTGACCCCTTACTCTGGGGCAGTTTCTGTTCGTCCAACGGCAGTCCGCTGGTGGCGATGTCCCTGGCCAAGCTGGACCTGTCGGAACCACAACAGGACGAACATTCCAACATGCAGCATTGCTGGTGCTGCTCGGGCTCGGCGCCGTTGGTGGCGCTGCCGGGGCATGTGCCGCAGTTGTATGTCACACGCCTTGACGTCGTGCCGGGCCTGCCGCCTCCATCGCTGCAATCCCCCACCCCGCGCCAGCAATGGCCAAGTCTGAATCCTCGCGCCTCTCCAACGGTTTGA
- a CDS encoding copper chaperone PCu(A)C, translating into MFKSSLLLAALLLPVFSAANADDYTAGDLLVSDPWSQELPPNAPTVAAYFVIHNQGETADRLLSVDTPVAEKAELHEHVMHGDLMKMQQVPSVTVPAGGDLTFAPMAYHVMLLGLKDRTVLKDGQQFPLTLNFEKAGPVEVKVSIQKAPSMNTHEHQHAQ; encoded by the coding sequence ATGTTCAAATCTTCCCTGCTTCTGGCGGCATTGCTGCTGCCCGTTTTCAGTGCCGCGAATGCCGATGACTACACCGCCGGCGACCTGTTGGTCAGCGATCCCTGGTCACAGGAACTGCCGCCCAATGCGCCGACGGTTGCCGCCTACTTTGTGATTCACAACCAGGGCGAGACAGCAGACCGCCTGCTCAGCGTCGATACGCCAGTGGCGGAAAAAGCCGAGCTGCATGAGCACGTGATGCACGGCGACCTGATGAAAATGCAGCAGGTGCCTAGCGTGACCGTCCCGGCCGGCGGCGACCTGACCTTCGCTCCCATGGCCTACCACGTCATGTTGCTGGGCCTTAAAGACCGCACTGTGCTCAAGGATGGCCAGCAGTTCCCACTGACCCTGAACTTCGAAAAGGCTGGCCCGGTCGAGGTGAAGGTGTCGATACAAAAAGCGCCCTCGATGAACACCCACGAGCATCAGCACGCCCAGTAA